A DNA window from Acidobacteriota bacterium contains the following coding sequences:
- the recJ gene encoding single-stranded-DNA-specific exonuclease RecJ gives MVSYVWEELSCEDAQIRVLTGALGITPLLARLLCLRGLTTPDAADSFLHPSLDQLHDPFLMEGMRAAVDRLLSAVANGERIVIHGDYDVDGITATVILRRTLEMLGANVGHFVPERLRDGYGLNTPAIERLHAEGVQLIVSVDCGIRGMDAGRRARELGVDLIITDHHQPDDELPAAVAIINPRQPSCTYPDKNLAGVGVALKLVQALCARTGHDRWVPSCVKIAAIGTLADVVPLVGENRVIAKLGLELLSRGPNKVGLRALIEASGLTGKIIDGYHVAFMIAPRVNAAGRMSTPDIAMRLLLASDESAAAEARDLASQLNHENERRQQEERGIVNEARRLVEHDPDIGARSVLVVAGDGWHRGVIGIVASKLVDTFHRPSIVISIDGDLAHGSCRSIPGFDMLAALEAHGGYLEKFGGHCAAAGLTMESGKIKAFRQAVTEWADQRLGPDDVRPRLRLDAALRFPEINEALVETLMALAPFGAGNPKPLFCARGVVVADGPRRLKERHLSLSLRQDGVPLRGVFWRAAGRAAEIEQARAALDVAFSVEQNTFNGTTRIEVSLADVRATGQGDR, from the coding sequence ATGGTGTCCTACGTCTGGGAGGAGCTCTCGTGCGAGGACGCGCAGATTCGCGTACTGACCGGGGCGCTCGGGATCACACCGCTGCTGGCCCGGCTGCTGTGCCTGCGCGGCCTGACGACGCCGGACGCGGCTGACAGCTTCCTTCATCCGTCCCTCGATCAACTCCACGATCCGTTCCTCATGGAGGGCATGCGCGCGGCAGTCGATCGCCTGCTGAGCGCCGTGGCCAACGGCGAGCGGATCGTCATTCACGGCGACTACGACGTCGACGGCATCACCGCGACCGTCATCCTGCGCCGGACGCTCGAAATGCTCGGCGCGAACGTCGGCCATTTTGTGCCCGAGCGCCTCCGGGACGGGTACGGTCTGAATACGCCGGCGATCGAGCGCCTCCACGCCGAGGGCGTGCAACTCATCGTCTCGGTGGACTGCGGCATTCGAGGGATGGACGCCGGCCGGCGCGCGCGCGAACTGGGCGTGGATCTGATCATCACCGATCACCATCAGCCGGACGACGAACTGCCGGCTGCCGTGGCGATCATCAATCCCCGGCAGCCTTCGTGCACCTACCCCGACAAGAACCTGGCGGGCGTTGGCGTTGCGCTGAAGCTGGTCCAGGCACTCTGCGCCCGGACAGGGCACGACCGCTGGGTGCCCTCGTGCGTCAAGATTGCCGCGATCGGGACACTGGCCGATGTGGTGCCGTTGGTGGGTGAGAACCGCGTGATTGCCAAGCTCGGTCTCGAACTGCTGTCGCGCGGCCCCAACAAGGTTGGCCTGCGGGCGCTGATCGAAGCCTCCGGGCTGACGGGCAAGATCATCGACGGCTATCACGTGGCCTTCATGATTGCGCCGCGCGTGAACGCGGCGGGCCGCATGAGCACCCCGGATATCGCGATGCGGCTGCTGCTGGCATCCGATGAGAGTGCGGCGGCCGAAGCGCGCGACCTCGCCTCGCAGCTCAATCACGAGAATGAGCGGCGCCAGCAGGAGGAACGCGGCATCGTCAACGAGGCCCGGCGTCTGGTCGAGCACGATCCGGACATCGGCGCTCGTTCCGTGCTCGTGGTCGCCGGAGACGGATGGCACCGTGGCGTCATCGGCATCGTCGCATCAAAGCTGGTCGACACGTTTCACAGACCGTCCATCGTCATCTCGATCGACGGGGACCTCGCCCATGGGTCGTGCCGGAGCATTCCGGGTTTTGACATGCTGGCCGCACTCGAGGCGCATGGCGGGTATCTCGAAAAGTTCGGCGGGCATTGCGCCGCGGCGGGTCTGACCATGGAGTCGGGAAAGATCAAGGCGTTTCGGCAGGCGGTGACTGAGTGGGCCGACCAGCGGCTTGGGCCCGACGACGTGCGGCCCCGGCTGAGGCTCGACGCGGCATTGCGTTTTCCGGAGATCAATGAGGCCCTCGTCGAGACCCTCATGGCGCTGGCGCCGTTTGGGGCCGGCAACCCCAAACCGCTGTTCTGCGCGCGCGGCGTCGTCGTGGCTGACGGTCCCCGCCGACTGAAGGAACGGCACCTGAGCCTCAGTTTGCGGCAGGATGGTGTGCCATTGCGCGGCGTGTTCTGGCGCGCCGCCGGGCGGGCGGCCGAGATCGAACAGGCGCGTGCGGCGCTGGACGTGGCGTTCTCGGTCGAGCAGAATACGTTCAACGGGACCACCCGAATCGAGGTGTCGTTGGCGGATGTACGGGCGACCGGACAGGGCGACCGATGA
- the lptC gene encoding LPS export ABC transporter periplasmic protein LptC: MTRWRKWLRALIAVFGVSFAIVLFVTIRDAKRPSRTVPNVTRLDATAAAEATKGTVRSLGARTEKWNVEFEHSLAYADGRQKLTGVRAVVPQRDGRSFRLKGNEAEIGPRQEQLVMRGAVEMTSSDGFVGHTEEASFNQTEGVLRTPLDFSFTRNRLSGSSTGMTYDQNRDIISLLERAVLMMAPSTAAGAATTIDAGTAVMARRDHYDRFERGFRLVNGTRVLESDSATAYLTDDDATVTSLEMRGNSRISGLGEGAGAVRMMHADDMNLEFADDGRTLQGATLSRNAVVDMGDAGDGGGARSVSADWIDVRLLPDGSTVSALTARDNMILTLPASKDEPKRVITAATLAAKGEPGKGLTSAKLVGNAEYRELRETATGRVIRRVSGRMLDLATEPGLGDIDEARFSGAVRFDDPPLRASSGTARYLVKRGAIELDGNDETTGLMPRVTDGQVTIDARKISIAVDQRQVIATKDVRSAMLPASAAGAGGGVHRASMLKQDQPVYATADQLAYDGLKHLAVYTTNARLWQGDTAISGDTVTVDDASGNLSSKGHVRSTLMLEQTDPKTKRVDRMSSIATADTMTYQEAQRRATYTTNAHASGPQGDLHASTIEMYLKVSGSELDRVEAYTNVTTRDATRFATGDRLTYFADDGRYVMLGAPVTVCADMRETTGRTLKFFKDSNTITVDGNEELRTEMKGGAKCGEARKH, from the coding sequence ATGACTCGTTGGCGAAAGTGGCTTCGTGCGCTCATCGCGGTGTTCGGCGTGAGCTTTGCCATCGTGTTGTTTGTCACCATTCGAGACGCGAAGCGCCCCTCCCGGACAGTCCCGAACGTCACGCGCCTCGATGCGACCGCCGCCGCCGAAGCGACGAAGGGAACCGTCCGGAGTCTCGGTGCCAGGACGGAGAAGTGGAACGTCGAGTTCGAGCATAGTCTCGCCTACGCAGACGGCCGCCAGAAGCTGACCGGCGTTCGTGCGGTGGTGCCTCAGCGCGACGGGCGGTCCTTCCGGCTGAAAGGGAATGAGGCCGAGATCGGGCCTCGTCAGGAGCAGCTCGTGATGCGCGGCGCGGTCGAAATGACGTCGAGCGATGGTTTCGTGGGACACACCGAGGAGGCCTCGTTCAATCAGACGGAAGGCGTGCTCCGGACGCCGCTGGATTTCTCGTTCACCCGGAATCGATTGTCCGGGTCGTCGACGGGGATGACCTACGATCAGAACCGCGACATCATCTCCCTGTTGGAGCGCGCCGTGCTGATGATGGCGCCGTCCACCGCAGCCGGTGCCGCGACGACCATCGACGCAGGAACGGCGGTGATGGCGAGACGCGATCATTACGACCGGTTCGAGAGAGGGTTCCGACTGGTGAACGGCACGCGCGTACTCGAGAGCGACAGCGCCACAGCCTACCTGACCGATGACGACGCCACGGTGACGTCGCTCGAGATGCGGGGGAATTCGCGCATCAGCGGTCTCGGCGAGGGCGCGGGTGCGGTCAGGATGATGCATGCCGACGACATGAACCTGGAGTTCGCCGACGATGGTCGGACGCTGCAGGGCGCGACGCTCTCCCGCAACGCCGTAGTCGACATGGGCGACGCGGGGGACGGCGGCGGGGCGCGGAGTGTCTCGGCGGACTGGATTGACGTGCGCCTCCTGCCCGACGGCAGCACCGTGTCCGCGCTGACCGCCCGGGACAACATGATTTTGACGCTGCCGGCCAGCAAGGACGAACCAAAGCGGGTCATCACCGCTGCCACACTGGCCGCGAAGGGAGAGCCGGGCAAGGGATTGACCTCGGCGAAGCTGGTCGGCAATGCCGAGTACCGCGAGCTCCGGGAGACAGCGACCGGCCGTGTCATCCGGCGGGTCAGCGGGCGCATGCTGGACCTGGCCACCGAGCCCGGGCTCGGCGACATCGACGAGGCGAGATTCTCGGGCGCGGTCCGCTTTGACGACCCCCCGCTGCGCGCATCGTCTGGCACCGCCCGGTATCTGGTGAAGCGGGGCGCTATCGAGTTGGATGGCAACGACGAGACGACGGGGCTGATGCCGCGAGTCACCGATGGTCAGGTCACCATCGACGCACGCAAGATCAGTATCGCCGTCGACCAGCGGCAAGTGATCGCGACCAAGGACGTGCGAAGCGCGATGTTGCCGGCGTCGGCGGCGGGAGCCGGCGGGGGAGTGCACCGCGCCTCCATGTTGAAGCAGGATCAGCCCGTCTACGCCACGGCCGATCAGCTGGCGTACGACGGACTGAAGCATCTGGCGGTCTACACGACCAATGCGAGGCTGTGGCAGGGCGATACCGCTATTTCGGGCGACACGGTCACGGTGGATGACGCCAGCGGCAACCTGAGTTCGAAAGGACACGTTCGTTCCACGCTGATGCTCGAGCAGACCGATCCCAAAACGAAGCGGGTGGACCGGATGTCCAGCATCGCCACGGCCGACACCATGACATATCAGGAGGCGCAGCGACGCGCCACGTATACCACCAATGCCCACGCCTCGGGACCGCAGGGCGACCTGCATGCCAGCACAATCGAGATGTACCTGAAAGTGTCCGGCAGCGAACTCGATCGGGTGGAGGCGTACACCAACGTCACCACGCGGGACGCGACGCGCTTCGCGACCGGTGACCGCCTGACCTATTTCGCCGACGACGGGAGGTACGTGATGCTGGGCGCTCCCGTCACGGTGTGCGCGGACATGCGGGAAACCACGGGCCGCACTTTGAAATTCTTCAAGGATTCGAATACGATCACCGTCGACGGGAACGAGGAACTCCGCACCGAGATGAAGGGTGGCGCGAAATGCGGCGAGGCACGAAAACACTGA
- the lptB gene encoding LPS export ABC transporter ATP-binding protein, whose translation MATLRTDALTKSYSGRTVVKGVSVDVSSGEVVGLLGPNGAGKTTTFYMTVGLTAPDSGRVLLNGKDVTDDPMYIRARKGIGYLPQEPSVFRGLTVQQNIYAILETLPLKSKDRRARLHALLAELNLTPLADAPAYTLSGGERRRVEITRALVISPQFILLDEPFAGIDPIAVSDIQTIIFHLKQRGIGVLITDHNVRETLRITDRAYIVNDGVIFRSGTPDSLAADEDVRRIYLGADFRLD comes from the coding sequence ATGGCCACGCTCCGCACTGACGCGCTCACCAAGTCCTACAGCGGCCGCACGGTCGTCAAGGGCGTGAGTGTCGATGTGTCGTCCGGCGAAGTCGTCGGTCTGCTGGGGCCCAATGGCGCGGGCAAGACGACCACCTTCTACATGACGGTCGGACTGACCGCGCCCGATTCCGGCCGCGTGCTGCTCAACGGCAAGGACGTGACTGACGACCCGATGTATATCCGGGCCCGAAAGGGCATCGGGTACCTGCCGCAGGAGCCTTCCGTGTTCCGCGGTCTCACGGTTCAGCAGAACATCTACGCCATTCTGGAGACGCTCCCTCTCAAGTCGAAGGACCGCCGGGCACGCCTGCACGCACTGCTGGCCGAACTGAATCTCACGCCGCTGGCCGACGCGCCGGCGTACACGCTGTCGGGCGGTGAGCGCCGCCGCGTGGAGATCACCAGGGCGCTGGTCATCTCGCCCCAGTTCATCCTGCTCGATGAGCCCTTCGCCGGAATCGACCCGATTGCCGTCTCGGACATTCAGACGATTATCTTTCACCTCAAGCAGCGGGGAATCGGGGTGCTCATCACGGATCACAACGTGAGGGAGACGCTCCGCATCACCGACCGGGCCTATATCGTCAACGACGGTGTGATCTTCAGGAGCGGCACTCCCGACAGCCTCGCGGCCGACGAGGACGTTCGACGCATCTATCTGGGCGCGGATTTCCGGCTGGACTGA
- the rpoN gene encoding RNA polymerase factor sigma-54: MALQQKLHTKLVQKLILTPSLQQAIKLLPMSTLELADLLNQEVVENPLLEEASLDDAQSSEAASSEKAEGDAEAAAPKTDTWDDNDYAYFFGDYLDDGYRARTQQEVKELPPIENTLSTSSSLSDHLQWQLSLQTTDDTTREIGDAIIGNLDDDGYLVASVDEIATMGGWSAEDVETALRIVQQFDPVGVAARDLQECLSLQLQHIDHDTSVAETIVTEHLRLLQNHQVPEIARKLGMTIDEVKEHVELIRHLDPKPGSQYNRADSHYVIPDVYVVKVEDQYVALLNEEGLPQLRISPVYRRLLDKGADNTAETRAYVKDKFRSALWLIKSVEQRQKTIHKVATSIITYQREFLDQGIEFLRPLVLRDVANDIGMHESTVSRVVTNKYMHTPQGVFEMKYFFHSGISSSYGENVSSVTIKQRIRKIIGAEDAKKPLSDSKIVSILQREGLVLARRTIAKYREELKIPTSNQRKTLY, from the coding sequence ATGGCGCTTCAGCAGAAACTGCACACGAAACTCGTTCAAAAACTGATCCTGACGCCATCGTTGCAGCAGGCGATCAAGCTGCTGCCGATGTCCACGCTGGAGCTGGCGGACCTCCTCAATCAGGAGGTTGTCGAGAACCCCCTGCTCGAGGAGGCGTCGCTCGACGACGCCCAGTCGTCGGAGGCCGCGTCCTCCGAGAAAGCGGAGGGTGACGCCGAGGCGGCCGCTCCGAAGACCGACACGTGGGACGACAACGACTACGCTTACTTCTTCGGCGACTACCTTGACGACGGGTACCGGGCCCGCACGCAACAGGAAGTCAAAGAGCTGCCGCCGATCGAGAACACCCTGTCGACCAGTTCATCGCTCTCGGACCATCTCCAGTGGCAGCTGTCCCTGCAGACCACCGATGACACGACGCGGGAGATTGGCGACGCGATTATCGGCAATCTCGATGACGACGGATACCTGGTGGCGTCGGTCGATGAGATCGCCACCATGGGGGGATGGAGCGCCGAGGACGTCGAGACGGCCCTGCGGATCGTGCAGCAATTCGACCCCGTGGGTGTCGCCGCGCGCGACCTCCAGGAATGTCTCAGCCTGCAGTTGCAGCACATCGATCACGACACGTCGGTGGCCGAGACGATCGTGACCGAGCACCTGCGGCTGCTGCAGAACCACCAGGTGCCCGAGATCGCCCGGAAGCTCGGCATGACGATCGACGAGGTCAAGGAACACGTCGAACTGATTCGCCACCTCGATCCCAAGCCGGGCAGCCAGTACAACCGGGCGGATTCCCACTACGTGATTCCCGACGTGTACGTCGTCAAGGTCGAGGATCAGTACGTGGCGCTGCTGAACGAAGAGGGATTGCCGCAGCTGCGGATCAGTCCCGTCTACCGGCGGCTGCTCGACAAGGGCGCCGATAACACCGCCGAGACACGGGCGTACGTGAAGGACAAGTTCCGCTCCGCGCTGTGGCTCATCAAGTCGGTCGAACAGCGGCAAAAGACGATTCACAAGGTCGCGACCAGCATCATCACGTATCAACGGGAGTTCCTCGACCAGGGCATCGAGTTCCTCCGGCCGCTGGTCCTGCGCGACGTGGCCAACGACATCGGCATGCATGAATCGACGGTGAGCCGTGTCGTGACCAACAAGTACATGCACACGCCTCAGGGCGTGTTCGAAATGAAGTACTTCTTTCATAGCGGGATCAGCAGCTCCTACGGCGAGAACGTCTCGTCGGTGACGATCAAGCAGCGGATCCGGAAGATCATCGGAGCCGAGGATGCAAAGAAGCCGTTGAGCGACTCGAAGATCGTGAGCATCCTGCAGAGGGAGGGTCTGGTGCTGGCGCGGCGGACGATTGCCAAGTACCGCGAGGAATTGAAGATCCCCACATCCAATCAGCGCAAGACGCTGTATTGA
- the raiA gene encoding ribosome-associated translation inhibitor RaiA, whose protein sequence is MRLALTGRGVDITPALRKLVERKLARLERVLSDKGVSGQVELRLEKFRRVSELRVHVRGGHMFQAIAAATTWEISLADATDKIVQQVQTLKGKWQERKREGRPARRSAEAAIPAAQVRRIVRARRYPVRALTLEAAAQQVGPSTDAFVVFRNPGTDAISVLYRRKDGDLGLIEPQA, encoded by the coding sequence ATGCGACTCGCACTGACGGGCAGAGGCGTGGACATCACGCCGGCATTGCGCAAGCTGGTGGAGCGGAAGCTCGCGCGACTGGAGCGGGTGCTGAGCGACAAGGGCGTCTCCGGCCAGGTCGAGCTCAGGCTCGAGAAGTTCCGGCGCGTGAGCGAACTGCGCGTGCACGTGCGGGGCGGCCACATGTTCCAGGCTATCGCAGCGGCGACGACCTGGGAGATTTCGCTGGCCGACGCGACCGACAAGATCGTGCAGCAGGTGCAGACGCTGAAGGGCAAGTGGCAGGAGCGCAAGCGGGAAGGCCGGCCCGCGCGCCGATCCGCTGAGGCCGCCATTCCGGCCGCCCAGGTGCGGCGCATCGTGCGTGCGCGCCGCTACCCGGTGCGGGCGCTCACGCTCGAAGCCGCCGCCCAGCAGGTGGGCCCATCGACCGACGCCTTCGTGGTGTTCCGAAATCCGGGCACTGATGCCATCAGCGTGCTGTACCGGCGCAAGGATGGCGATCTCGGCCTCATCGAACCGCAGGCCTGA
- the hprK gene encoding HPr(Ser) kinase/phosphatase gives MAAGLPPMCPSDHAVTVGQLLRIRPDGSNLGLELLAGRAGLGRPILSPYVLKTGLALAGFDAYLKAGRVLIFGASELGYLASLARDARVLSLSRTLRHDIPCVLVTGGNAVPDELPVEAERAAVPVLRTRLATPIAIAKLTGYLEDILAERTILHAVLMDLLGLGVLIVGESGIGKSECAMDLILRGHRLVADDTVEVRRRAESVLIGTCPELTRFHMEIRGLGVVNVKDLFGVASSRSSKRVELVVQLERWEVGRQYDRLGLDDEFFDILGLRVPMIRMPVAPGRSVANLVEVAARNQLLRARGMNAARRLADRLDRTLRESIPDPDEDADDLGDGDIDT, from the coding sequence ATGGCCGCGGGCCTTCCGCCGATGTGCCCATCTGATCACGCCGTGACCGTCGGCCAGTTGCTGCGCATCCGGCCTGACGGATCCAATCTTGGTCTCGAACTCCTGGCTGGCCGCGCGGGACTGGGACGGCCGATTCTCAGTCCCTACGTGTTGAAGACCGGCCTCGCGCTCGCCGGCTTCGACGCCTACCTCAAGGCCGGCCGCGTGCTGATCTTCGGCGCGAGCGAACTTGGTTATCTCGCCAGCCTCGCTCGGGATGCCCGCGTGCTGAGCCTCTCACGGACGCTGCGGCATGACATTCCGTGCGTCCTGGTGACAGGCGGCAACGCCGTGCCGGACGAACTGCCCGTCGAGGCTGAGCGCGCGGCGGTGCCGGTGCTGCGGACCAGGCTCGCCACACCGATTGCGATTGCCAAGCTCACGGGCTATCTCGAGGACATCCTCGCCGAACGCACGATTCTGCATGCCGTACTGATGGACTTGCTCGGCCTGGGCGTGCTCATCGTCGGCGAGAGCGGCATCGGCAAGAGCGAATGTGCCATGGACCTGATCCTGCGGGGACATCGCCTGGTCGCCGACGACACCGTGGAGGTGCGGCGCCGGGCAGAGTCGGTGCTGATTGGCACGTGCCCGGAACTCACCCGGTTCCACATGGAGATTCGGGGCCTCGGCGTGGTCAACGTCAAGGATCTGTTCGGCGTGGCATCCTCGCGATCGTCGAAGCGGGTGGAACTGGTCGTGCAGCTGGAACGCTGGGAGGTGGGCCGCCAGTACGATCGCCTCGGCCTTGACGACGAGTTCTTCGATATCCTGGGCCTGAGGGTGCCGATGATTCGGATGCCGGTCGCACCGGGACGGAGTGTGGCGAACCTGGTCGAAGTCGCGGCGCGGAACCAGTTGCTGCGAGCGCGCGGAATGAACGCCGCCCGGCGCCTCGCCGATCGCCTGGACCGGACCCTGAGGGAATCGATTCCAGACCCGGACGAGGATGCCGATGATCTCGGCGATGGAGACATCGACACATGA
- the rapZ gene encoding RNase adapter RapZ, producing the protein MTPGRRGKGVGARVAEARFVVLTGLSGAGKSHAIRALEDLGYFCVDNLPLTLVPAIASLASRAGSDLEKVAIVVDVREGSQLAEFPSVFRRVQRIRGLKPLLIYLDANDDTLVRRFSETRRPHPLAHDRPILEGIREERRRLRPIRKLADEIIDTSAFTVHELREAFLAMSRQSGRAAIMQVNFLSFGFKHGVPPESDLVLDVRFLPNPHFVPRCRRMTGLDAAVVRFMNSHPVTLETIGRFVTLLKFLVPLYAHEGKSYLTVSVGCTGGRHRSVYVAEALRKSIGPIQGARFHVRHRDMELGS; encoded by the coding sequence ATGACGCCAGGAAGGCGCGGCAAGGGTGTCGGCGCGCGCGTGGCGGAAGCGCGGTTTGTCGTGCTGACCGGTTTGTCGGGCGCAGGCAAGTCGCACGCGATCCGCGCGCTCGAGGACCTCGGGTACTTCTGCGTCGACAATCTGCCGCTCACGCTGGTGCCGGCGATCGCGTCTCTGGCGAGCCGCGCCGGATCGGATCTCGAGAAGGTGGCGATCGTTGTGGACGTCCGGGAAGGATCGCAACTGGCGGAGTTCCCGTCCGTATTCCGGCGGGTGCAGCGCATTCGAGGTCTCAAGCCGCTGCTGATCTACCTCGACGCCAACGACGACACCCTGGTTCGCCGCTTCAGCGAGACCCGCCGGCCCCACCCGCTCGCGCACGACCGCCCGATTCTCGAGGGCATCCGCGAAGAGCGGCGGCGGCTTCGGCCCATCCGGAAACTGGCCGACGAGATCATCGACACGAGCGCGTTTACCGTGCACGAGCTGCGCGAAGCGTTCCTCGCGATGTCGCGTCAGAGTGGCCGTGCCGCGATCATGCAGGTCAACTTCCTGAGCTTCGGCTTCAAGCACGGCGTACCTCCGGAAAGCGACCTGGTCCTGGATGTGCGATTCCTGCCGAATCCGCATTTCGTCCCCAGGTGCCGGCGAATGACGGGGCTGGACGCCGCGGTTGTGCGCTTCATGAACAGCCATCCCGTGACCCTCGAGACGATCGGACGGTTCGTGACGCTGCTGAAGTTCCTCGTTCCGCTCTATGCGCACGAAGGCAAGAGCTATCTGACAGTGTCGGTTGGATGCACAGGGGGACGGCATCGATCCGTCTACGTGGCGGAGGCCCTGCGGAAGTCGATCGGACCAATTCAGGGTGCGCGCTTTCACGTGCGGCATCGCGACATGGAGTTGGGCTCGTGA
- a CDS encoding PTS sugar transporter subunit IIA: protein MIGVVVVTHGQLATELLNAAEAIVGDLPQFAAVSIGWHDNVDDARDEISRAITRFQSGGGVLVLTDMFGGTPSNLSLTFLETDKVEIVTGVNLPMLIKLAGLRQSQDLLAVARELRDTGRSAIHVPSDLMRGETKS, encoded by the coding sequence ATGATTGGCGTCGTCGTCGTCACGCATGGACAGCTCGCGACAGAGTTGTTGAATGCCGCCGAAGCGATAGTCGGAGATCTGCCGCAGTTTGCGGCGGTCTCCATCGGCTGGCATGACAACGTGGACGACGCGCGGGACGAAATCAGCCGGGCGATTACACGCTTTCAGAGCGGGGGAGGCGTGCTGGTCCTCACCGACATGTTCGGCGGCACGCCGTCGAACCTCAGTCTGACGTTTCTCGAAACCGACAAGGTCGAAATCGTGACCGGCGTCAATCTGCCGATGCTGATCAAACTCGCCGGGCTCCGCCAGTCACAGGACCTGCTGGCCGTCGCACGCGAGCTTCGGGATACGGGCCGGAGCGCGATCCACGTGCCCTCGGATCTGATGCGCGGGGAGACCAAGAGCTGA
- a CDS encoding HPr family phosphocarrier protein, translating to MPVRIAVVNNVLGLHARAAARFVHLAGTFQARVTVTRGARTVDGKSILGILLLAASRGAAIEVTAEGPDENAALDALCALVESGFGES from the coding sequence ATGCCAGTCAGAATCGCGGTGGTGAACAACGTGCTTGGCCTGCACGCCAGGGCCGCCGCCCGATTCGTCCATCTGGCGGGAACGTTCCAGGCACGCGTGACCGTCACCCGCGGCGCGCGCACCGTGGACGGCAAGAGCATTCTGGGCATCCTGCTGCTGGCCGCTTCGCGCGGTGCGGCAATCGAAGTGACCGCCGAGGGGCCAGACGAGAACGCAGCGCTCGACGCGCTCTGCGCGCTGGTCGAGTCGGGATTCGGAGAGTCCTAG